The genome window TTTAACATTGGTGAATCAAAAATCCATTGACTaatttttcttgctttcaagTTTTAAACTCACTTGGCAATGCCCACTCCCACGTATCATTGGAAGTACATAAGCCAAGGAGAGTGCTTGTGTTATATGATTAAAGGAAAGGCACTGCAATGTCGCTGTGTGAATTTAACAAACAGAAAAAAATTGCATGCCGGACGGACGTTCACCCAAGTATGCTCGGTAGCCATCTGAACAAAATCAATTCAGCTTAGAAACCAGCTTCACAGATTGAAAGCTCGAGTATGGAGGGCAAGCATCAGCGAATTACTAGCAAAAGCTTCTCCTATCTCACCAAAATGTAGTGAAAAGTTTTCACTTTCACACCATAGTAATTGCTAGGAAAATACGCTTATCAGTTGCACGCAGAGGGCAACTTGTAAAATACCGCTTTCAAAGAGCATGTTTCTTTGGGCGGCAACATTTGTGGGTCAATTGTATCCAATTGTGCCTAAGTCAGTGCATGAACTCTCCTGTGTTGCTTGCTTGAGTCTGCTTTCCGATCTGTAAGCAGTTGTCTGAGCATTCCAGAACATGCTGCATCTTTTGGCAGCCAGCTCCACCTCTTCCAATTTGCGCTGCAAATTTCCAACTTCTTCCACCTTATTCTTTAGAGTTTCAACTTCTTTCGCTAGTTCTTGGTTCTTTTGCTGTATCGCCTAATCAAAAAAAATTACCGAGTTAATTGCCATTGACTCAAATTTCCGGGAGAAAGAGCTGAAAAGTGACCGTCCTTGGCAAGTGATGCGAGGATTAGACACAAGAATTAAAAGACATCACCTCCATTTCTTGCTTCCTCTTTTCCTCCTTCCTAGCCTCTGCTCTTGAACTTCTTTGCACCTCATAGACTAAAGCAAGTCCTGCTACCTAATAAACGAACTTCAAAATTGTGATAACAGTCCGGTGAAAGACACTAATGAACAATGCCTGGGATTTTTTGGGATCTTATCTTACCAAGTTACGACTACAAACTATCAATCTATTAGCCATCTCATCAAGAGCATGATCAAATTGCGATTGCAGAACTTACTGCGAAAACGAAGAGTTCTCCAAGAATATCTGCGGCTGCTTGTACAGCCCTCTCCTCGTTCAGCGGGCGGATCAGAAGATCTGATGAATATCCATAAATTAGACCTGAGCAATGTTGATGATGAAATCACGAAATTTGGGGTGCAAACCGGCATCTTTCTTGAGCCTATTAGCGATTGGCTTTGAGATGGTCCTCAGAGCAAGCGTTCCAAGCTTAATAACTGGTATGATCATTATTGTTGTTTTGTTAACTGTCCCCAGTTTTGCTTTACTCTACTCAAATTTCTACGCCGCAAATCATTTGATCACATGTTCAACTGTTGTGTGCAACTTCCGATGATATTTAGCTCAAATTTTGGATTGAGATAAAagagcaacaaaaaaaaaaagtttcatgaGGAAGAAGAATGGCACAGCGCAGCACAATACTCAGGCCTCTATGCCTCTGCGTTATCGTCTATTTCATCAATGTCATTATTTtcgccccccccccccaccccaccccacccTCACGCAGCCCAACCCACACATAGAAAAATGCTACTGGACTGGGCCTAACAATAATAATTGTAATAAATAAACTTGAGAATATGTTTTCGGGTCTTTAAAACTGGGGCCCTGAACCATAATTCGAATGGAGCTAATCTTAAACAAGTGTTGTCCGAAGTTTTTCTCAAAAGAGCAGATAGccaaaaaagtttcaacttaACTTTGAACTTTTGTTCAAATGCCAATATGCATTGAGAGGCACTGACTAAGACTTTGTTCTCGGTTGCTTTAGTGATCGGTaaataattattaaaaataattggAATGTGTAAAAATTACTATTTTGATGATTGTAGATTTTAACTTTTGTAGTGATTCAAAAATCTATAATCAAAATACAGAAGCAGCCGAGATCATCATAAAAATTTGGTAACTAGAATCAGAATCTAAAACTAGTTAAaataatcaaccaaaaacaagCCGTAATTGACCAGGCAGGTCTCCAATTTGACTTTGAAACCCTTCATTTATCTCTTATAATGCTTCAAGTCCCTCTCCTTGCaccaaaagggcaaaaaaaaaaaaaaaaaaaaaagattttggcTCTATTAGTTTAGTGCCAAGAGCCCA of Coffea arabica cultivar ET-39 chromosome 5c, Coffea Arabica ET-39 HiFi, whole genome shotgun sequence contains these proteins:
- the LOC113690235 gene encoding uncharacterized protein; this encodes MIIPVIKLGTLALRTISKPIANRLKKDADLLIRPLNEERAVQAAADILGELFVFAVAGLALVYEVQRSSRAEARKEEKRKQEMEAIQQKNQELAKEVETLKNKVEEVGNLQRKLEEVELAAKRCSMFWNAQTTAYRSESRLKQATQESSCTDLGTIGYN